The Suncus etruscus isolate mSunEtr1 chromosome 14, mSunEtr1.pri.cur, whole genome shotgun sequence genome contains a region encoding:
- the ARHGAP33 gene encoding rho GTPase-activating protein 33 isoform X2, protein MVARSTDSLDGPGEGSVQPLPPTGGPSVKGKPGKRLSAPRGPFPRLADCAHFHYENVDFGHIQLLLSPEREGLSFSGENELVFGVQVTCQGRSWPVLRSYDDFRSLDAHLHRCIFDRRFSCLPELPPPPEGARAAQMLVPLLLQYLETLSGLVDSNLNCGPVLTWMELDNHGRRLLLSEEASLNVPAVAAAHVVKRYTAQAPDELSFEVGDIVSVIDMPPTEDRSWWRGKRGFQVGFFPSECVELFTERPSPGLKGDADSPLSGVPAAQGVSALTSAVPRPRGKLAGLLRTFMRSRPSRQRLRQRGILRQRVFGCDLGEHLSNSGQDVPQVLRCCSEFIEAHGVVDGIYRLSGVSSNIQRLRHEFDSERIPQLSGPAFLQDIHSVSSLCKLYFRELPNPLLTYQLYGKFSEAMSVPGEEERLVRVHDVIQQLPPPHYRTLEYLLRHLARMAKHSANTSMHARNLAIVWAPNLLRSMELESVGLGGAAAFREVRVQSVVVEFLLTHVDVLFSDTFASAGLDPAGRCLLPRPKSLAGSSQSTRLLTLEEAQARTQGRLGTPTEPIASKAPASPAQRRKGERGEKPRKPGGSSWKTFFALGRGPSIPRKKPLPWLGGTRTPAQPSGSRPDTVTLRSAKSEESLSSQASGAGLQRLHRLRRPHSSSDAFPVGPAPAGSCESLSSSSSSSESSSSSSGSSSESSAAGLGALSGSPPHRTSAWLDDGDELDFSPPRCLEGLRGLDFDPLTFRCSSPTPGDPAPPASPAPPASASAFPPRATPKTLSPRGPTSPASPTALDISEPLAVSVPPAVLELLGAGGTPASVTPTPALSSSPNLRPHLIPLLLRGAEAQLSDNCQQEISSKLALPGPRGVQGQPSPRMDSPRLAPPLSLLRPGGAPPPPPKNPARLMALALAERAQQVAQRQSRQEHRSTPSASRSPFRRSLSLEVGSESPETPGSGLPSNSLAHSGAWAPGPLPSLPRQQSDGSLVRSQRPPGTSRRGLRSTAQASAPLRGDGSREAPETAAQFPCPVPSQLPAPSFSAPRECLPPFLGVPKSGFYSLGSPSFQPSSPAPVWRTPQGPTALDRGENLYYEIEAGEGSPYSGPPRSWSPFRSVPPDRLNASYGMLGQSPPLHSSPDFLLSYPPPPSCFPHDHMVYLAPQQSVRRPPRPEPLYVNLALGPRGPSPASSCSSSSPPAHPRSRSDPGPPAPRLPQKQRSPWGPHTPHRVPGPWGPSEPLLLRRAAPPPYGRGSEHHRGSLYRNGPGREGAGPPPPYPTPNWSLRSEGQTRSYC, encoded by the exons CACTACGAGAACGTTGACTTTGGCCACATCCAG CTTCTGCTGTCTCCAGAGCGCGAAGGCCTCAGCTTCTCTGGAGAGAATGAGCTGGTGTTTGGGGTGCAGGTGACCTGTCAG GGTCGCTCCTGGCCAGTTCTCCGTAGTTATGATGACTTTCGTTCTCTGGATGCCCACCTCCACCGATGCATATTTGACCGGAGGTTTTCCTGCCTTCCAgagcttcccccacccccagaaggTGCCAGGGCTGCGCAG ATGCTGGTTCCACTGCTGCTGCAGTACCTGGAGACGCTGTCAGGACTGGTGGACAGTAACCTCAACTGTGGGCCTGTGCTCACCTGGATGGAg CTGGACAACCATGGCCGGCGCCTGCTCCTTAGCGAGGAGGCTTCGCTCAATGTCCCGGCTGTGGCTGCGGCCCATGTGGTCAAACGCTACACAGCCCAGGCACCTGACGAGTTGTCTTTCGAG GTGGGGGACATCGTGTCTGTGATTGACATGCCGCCCACAGAGGACCGGAGCTGGTGGCGGGGCAAGCGAGGCTTTCAG GTTGGTTTCTTCCCCAGCGAGTGTGTAGAACTCTTCACTGAACGGCCAAGCCCGGGCCTCAAAGGGG ATGCTGACAGTCCCCTCAGTGGTGTCCCAGCTGCCCAGGGCGTATCTGCACTGACCTCAG CTGTGCCCCGGCCACGTGGAAAGCTGGCTGGCCTGCTCCGAACTTTCATGCGCTCACGTCCATCACGGCAGCGACTGAGGCAACGGGGCATTCTTCGTCAGAGAGTGTTTGGCTGTGACCTCGGGGAGCATCTCAGCAACTCCGGCCAGGATG TGCCCCAGGTGCTTCGCTGCTGCTCTGAGTTCATTGAGGCTCATGGGGTGGTGGATGGAATCTACCGGCTCTCAGGCGTGTCGTCCAACATCCAGAGGCTGCG GCATGAGTTTGACAGTGAGCGGATCCCCCAGCTGTCTGGCCCCGCCTTCCTGCAGGACATCCACAGCGTGTCCTCACTCTGTAAACTCTACTTTCGGGAGTTGCCCAACCCCTTGCTCACCTATCAGCTTTATGGAAAGTTCAGT GAAGCCATGTCAGTGCCAGGGGAGGAGGAACGCCTGGTGCGGGTCCATGATGTCATCCAGCAGCTGCCCCCGCCGCACTATAG GACCCTTGAGTACCTGCTAAGGCACTTGGCCCGCATGGCAAAACACAGTGCCAACACCAGCATGCATGCCCGCAACCTGGCCATTGTCTGGGCACCCAACTTGTTACG gtctaTGGAGCTGGAGTCCGTGGGGTTGGGCGGCGCTGCTGCCTTCCGGGAGGTGCGGGTGCAGTCGGTTGTGGTAGAATTCCTGCTCACACATGTGGATGTCCTGTTCAGCGACACCTTCGCCTCGGCTGGCCTGGACCCTGCAG GCCGCTGCCTCCTCCCCAGGCCCAAGTCCCTTGCGGGCAGCAGCCAGTCCACCCGCCTGCTGACGCTGGAAGAAGCACAGGCGCGCACCCAGGGCCGGCTGGGGACACCCACGGAACCCATCGCTTCCAAAGCCCCAGCTTCACCTGCCCAAAG gaggaagggggagagaggtgAGAAGCCTCGGAAGCCTGGAGGCAGCAGCTGGAAGACCTTCTTTGCCCTGGGCCGGGGCCCCAGCATCCCCCGGAAGAAGCCTCTGCCCTGGCTGGGGGGCACTCGCACCCCAGCGCAGCCTTCAG GCAGTCGCCCTGACACAGTCACGCTGCGTTCTGCCAAGAGTGAGGAGTCGCTGTCATCGCAAGCCAGCGGGGCTG GCCTCCAGAGGCTGCACAGGCTCCGGCGGCCACACTCCAGCAGCGATGCGTTCCCGGTGGGCCCTGCACCAGCAGGCTCCTGTGAGAGtctgtcttcctcttcctcttcctccgaGTCCTCCTCCTCGTCATCCGGGTCCTCCTCTGAGTCCTCAGCAGCTGGGCTGGGGGCGCTCTCTGGTTCTCCCCCGCACCGTACTTCTGCCTGGTTGGATGATGGTGATGAGCTGGACTTCAGCCCGCCTCGCTGCCTGGAGGGGCTCCGGGGCCTTGACTTTGACCCCCTTACCTTCCGCTGCAGCAGCCCCACTCCCGGTGACCCTGCACCTCCAGCCAGTCCAGCTCCCCCTGCTTCTGCCTCTGCCTTCCCACCCAGGGCGACCCCCAAGACCCTCTCCCCCCGAGGCCCCACCAGTCCTGCCTCTCCAACAGCCCTGGACATCTCAGAGCCCCTGGCTGTCTCAGTGCCACCTGCCGTCCTGGAGCTGCTGGGAGCAGGGGGCACACCTGCCTCAGTCACCCCAACACCAGCCCtcagctccagccccaacctgcGCCCTCATCTCATCCCCCTGCTGCTGCGAGGTGCAGAAGCACAGTTGAGTGACAACTGCCAACAGGAGATCAGCAGCAAGCTGGCACTGCCAGGCCCCCGGGGTGTACAAGGCCAGCCCA GTCCCAGGATGGACTCCCCACGACTGGCCCCTCCACTCTCCCTCCTGAGGCCTGGGGGAGccccgcccccaccccccaagaacCCAGCACGCCTCATGGCCCTGGCCCTAGCTGAGCGGGCTCAGCAGGTGGCCCAGAGACAGAGCCGACAGGAGCACAGGAGCACCCCATCTGCCTCCCGCTCCCCTTTCCGCCGCTCACTGTCCTTGGAGGTGGGCAGTGAGTCCCCAGAGACCCCAGGGAGTGGGCTCCCCTCCAACTCCCTAGCCCACTCTGGTGCCTGGGCTCCGGGCCCCCTACCCTCCCTCCCAAGGCAGCAAAGTGATGGGAGTCTGGTGAGGAGCCAGAGGCCCCCAGGCACCTCCAGGAGGGGGCTCAGAAGCACTGCCCAGGCCAGTGCCCCGCTTAGGGGAGATGGGAGCAGAGAGGCCCCCGAGACAGCAGCCCAATTCCCTTGTCCTGTCCCCTCACAGCTCCCTGCGCCCAGCTTTTCAGCCCCCCGGGAGTGCTTGCCACCCTTCCTGGGGGTCCCTAAGTCTGGCTTCTATTCCCTGGGCTCCCCATCCTTCCAGCCCAGCTCCCCAGCCCCGGTCTGGAGGACCCCTCAGGGCCCAACAGCACTGGATAGAGGAGAGAACCTGTACTATGAGATTGAGGCGGGTGAGGGGTCTCCCTACTCTGGTCCCCCCCGATCCTGGAGTCCCTTTCGCTCTGTGCCCCCCGATCGGCTCAATGCCTCCTATGGCATGCTTGGCCAGTCACCTCCACTCCATAGCTCCCCCGACTTCCTGCTCAGCTACCCCCCGCCCCCTTCCTGCTTTCCCCATGACCACATGGTCTACTTGGCCCCCCAGCAATCTGTGCGGCGACCCCCGCGGCCCGAGCCCCTCTATGTCAACCTGGCCCTTGGGCCCAGGGGCCCCTCACCTGCTTCTTCctgctcttcttcctctcctcctgccCACCCCCGAAGCCGTTCAGATCCAGGGCCCCCAGCCCCCCGCCTCCCTCAGAAGCAGCGGTCCCCCTGGGGTCCTCATACCCCTCACAGGGTACCTGGGCCCTGGGGCCCTTCTGAACCTCTCCTGCTCCGTAGGGCAGCCCCACCACCCTATGGCAGAGGGAGTGAGCACCACCGAGGCTCCTTGTACAGAAATGGGCCAGGAAGGGAGGGGGCTGGTCCCCCACCTCCCTACCCTACTCCCAATTGGTCCCTCCGCTCCGAGGGCCAGACCCGCAGCTACTGCTGA
- the ARHGAP33 gene encoding rho GTPase-activating protein 33 isoform X1 produces the protein MLPLYLCSHLWGPLILLSAPKARSTDSLDGPGEGSVQPLPPTGGPSVKGKPGKRLSAPRGPFPRLADCAHFHYENVDFGHIQLLLSPEREGLSFSGENELVFGVQVTCQGRSWPVLRSYDDFRSLDAHLHRCIFDRRFSCLPELPPPPEGARAAQMLVPLLLQYLETLSGLVDSNLNCGPVLTWMELDNHGRRLLLSEEASLNVPAVAAAHVVKRYTAQAPDELSFEVGDIVSVIDMPPTEDRSWWRGKRGFQVGFFPSECVELFTERPSPGLKGDADSPLSGVPAAQGVSALTSAVPRPRGKLAGLLRTFMRSRPSRQRLRQRGILRQRVFGCDLGEHLSNSGQDVPQVLRCCSEFIEAHGVVDGIYRLSGVSSNIQRLRHEFDSERIPQLSGPAFLQDIHSVSSLCKLYFRELPNPLLTYQLYGKFSEAMSVPGEEERLVRVHDVIQQLPPPHYRTLEYLLRHLARMAKHSANTSMHARNLAIVWAPNLLRSMELESVGLGGAAAFREVRVQSVVVEFLLTHVDVLFSDTFASAGLDPAGRCLLPRPKSLAGSSQSTRLLTLEEAQARTQGRLGTPTEPIASKAPASPAQRRKGERGEKPRKPGGSSWKTFFALGRGPSIPRKKPLPWLGGTRTPAQPSGSRPDTVTLRSAKSEESLSSQASGAGLQRLHRLRRPHSSSDAFPVGPAPAGSCESLSSSSSSSESSSSSSGSSSESSAAGLGALSGSPPHRTSAWLDDGDELDFSPPRCLEGLRGLDFDPLTFRCSSPTPGDPAPPASPAPPASASAFPPRATPKTLSPRGPTSPASPTALDISEPLAVSVPPAVLELLGAGGTPASVTPTPALSSSPNLRPHLIPLLLRGAEAQLSDNCQQEISSKLALPGPRGVQGQPSPRMDSPRLAPPLSLLRPGGAPPPPPKNPARLMALALAERAQQVAQRQSRQEHRSTPSASRSPFRRSLSLEVGSESPETPGSGLPSNSLAHSGAWAPGPLPSLPRQQSDGSLVRSQRPPGTSRRGLRSTAQASAPLRGDGSREAPETAAQFPCPVPSQLPAPSFSAPRECLPPFLGVPKSGFYSLGSPSFQPSSPAPVWRTPQGPTALDRGENLYYEIEAGEGSPYSGPPRSWSPFRSVPPDRLNASYGMLGQSPPLHSSPDFLLSYPPPPSCFPHDHMVYLAPQQSVRRPPRPEPLYVNLALGPRGPSPASSCSSSSPPAHPRSRSDPGPPAPRLPQKQRSPWGPHTPHRVPGPWGPSEPLLLRRAAPPPYGRGSEHHRGSLYRNGPGREGAGPPPPYPTPNWSLRSEGQTRSYC, from the exons CACTACGAGAACGTTGACTTTGGCCACATCCAG CTTCTGCTGTCTCCAGAGCGCGAAGGCCTCAGCTTCTCTGGAGAGAATGAGCTGGTGTTTGGGGTGCAGGTGACCTGTCAG GGTCGCTCCTGGCCAGTTCTCCGTAGTTATGATGACTTTCGTTCTCTGGATGCCCACCTCCACCGATGCATATTTGACCGGAGGTTTTCCTGCCTTCCAgagcttcccccacccccagaaggTGCCAGGGCTGCGCAG ATGCTGGTTCCACTGCTGCTGCAGTACCTGGAGACGCTGTCAGGACTGGTGGACAGTAACCTCAACTGTGGGCCTGTGCTCACCTGGATGGAg CTGGACAACCATGGCCGGCGCCTGCTCCTTAGCGAGGAGGCTTCGCTCAATGTCCCGGCTGTGGCTGCGGCCCATGTGGTCAAACGCTACACAGCCCAGGCACCTGACGAGTTGTCTTTCGAG GTGGGGGACATCGTGTCTGTGATTGACATGCCGCCCACAGAGGACCGGAGCTGGTGGCGGGGCAAGCGAGGCTTTCAG GTTGGTTTCTTCCCCAGCGAGTGTGTAGAACTCTTCACTGAACGGCCAAGCCCGGGCCTCAAAGGGG ATGCTGACAGTCCCCTCAGTGGTGTCCCAGCTGCCCAGGGCGTATCTGCACTGACCTCAG CTGTGCCCCGGCCACGTGGAAAGCTGGCTGGCCTGCTCCGAACTTTCATGCGCTCACGTCCATCACGGCAGCGACTGAGGCAACGGGGCATTCTTCGTCAGAGAGTGTTTGGCTGTGACCTCGGGGAGCATCTCAGCAACTCCGGCCAGGATG TGCCCCAGGTGCTTCGCTGCTGCTCTGAGTTCATTGAGGCTCATGGGGTGGTGGATGGAATCTACCGGCTCTCAGGCGTGTCGTCCAACATCCAGAGGCTGCG GCATGAGTTTGACAGTGAGCGGATCCCCCAGCTGTCTGGCCCCGCCTTCCTGCAGGACATCCACAGCGTGTCCTCACTCTGTAAACTCTACTTTCGGGAGTTGCCCAACCCCTTGCTCACCTATCAGCTTTATGGAAAGTTCAGT GAAGCCATGTCAGTGCCAGGGGAGGAGGAACGCCTGGTGCGGGTCCATGATGTCATCCAGCAGCTGCCCCCGCCGCACTATAG GACCCTTGAGTACCTGCTAAGGCACTTGGCCCGCATGGCAAAACACAGTGCCAACACCAGCATGCATGCCCGCAACCTGGCCATTGTCTGGGCACCCAACTTGTTACG gtctaTGGAGCTGGAGTCCGTGGGGTTGGGCGGCGCTGCTGCCTTCCGGGAGGTGCGGGTGCAGTCGGTTGTGGTAGAATTCCTGCTCACACATGTGGATGTCCTGTTCAGCGACACCTTCGCCTCGGCTGGCCTGGACCCTGCAG GCCGCTGCCTCCTCCCCAGGCCCAAGTCCCTTGCGGGCAGCAGCCAGTCCACCCGCCTGCTGACGCTGGAAGAAGCACAGGCGCGCACCCAGGGCCGGCTGGGGACACCCACGGAACCCATCGCTTCCAAAGCCCCAGCTTCACCTGCCCAAAG gaggaagggggagagaggtgAGAAGCCTCGGAAGCCTGGAGGCAGCAGCTGGAAGACCTTCTTTGCCCTGGGCCGGGGCCCCAGCATCCCCCGGAAGAAGCCTCTGCCCTGGCTGGGGGGCACTCGCACCCCAGCGCAGCCTTCAG GCAGTCGCCCTGACACAGTCACGCTGCGTTCTGCCAAGAGTGAGGAGTCGCTGTCATCGCAAGCCAGCGGGGCTG GCCTCCAGAGGCTGCACAGGCTCCGGCGGCCACACTCCAGCAGCGATGCGTTCCCGGTGGGCCCTGCACCAGCAGGCTCCTGTGAGAGtctgtcttcctcttcctcttcctccgaGTCCTCCTCCTCGTCATCCGGGTCCTCCTCTGAGTCCTCAGCAGCTGGGCTGGGGGCGCTCTCTGGTTCTCCCCCGCACCGTACTTCTGCCTGGTTGGATGATGGTGATGAGCTGGACTTCAGCCCGCCTCGCTGCCTGGAGGGGCTCCGGGGCCTTGACTTTGACCCCCTTACCTTCCGCTGCAGCAGCCCCACTCCCGGTGACCCTGCACCTCCAGCCAGTCCAGCTCCCCCTGCTTCTGCCTCTGCCTTCCCACCCAGGGCGACCCCCAAGACCCTCTCCCCCCGAGGCCCCACCAGTCCTGCCTCTCCAACAGCCCTGGACATCTCAGAGCCCCTGGCTGTCTCAGTGCCACCTGCCGTCCTGGAGCTGCTGGGAGCAGGGGGCACACCTGCCTCAGTCACCCCAACACCAGCCCtcagctccagccccaacctgcGCCCTCATCTCATCCCCCTGCTGCTGCGAGGTGCAGAAGCACAGTTGAGTGACAACTGCCAACAGGAGATCAGCAGCAAGCTGGCACTGCCAGGCCCCCGGGGTGTACAAGGCCAGCCCA GTCCCAGGATGGACTCCCCACGACTGGCCCCTCCACTCTCCCTCCTGAGGCCTGGGGGAGccccgcccccaccccccaagaacCCAGCACGCCTCATGGCCCTGGCCCTAGCTGAGCGGGCTCAGCAGGTGGCCCAGAGACAGAGCCGACAGGAGCACAGGAGCACCCCATCTGCCTCCCGCTCCCCTTTCCGCCGCTCACTGTCCTTGGAGGTGGGCAGTGAGTCCCCAGAGACCCCAGGGAGTGGGCTCCCCTCCAACTCCCTAGCCCACTCTGGTGCCTGGGCTCCGGGCCCCCTACCCTCCCTCCCAAGGCAGCAAAGTGATGGGAGTCTGGTGAGGAGCCAGAGGCCCCCAGGCACCTCCAGGAGGGGGCTCAGAAGCACTGCCCAGGCCAGTGCCCCGCTTAGGGGAGATGGGAGCAGAGAGGCCCCCGAGACAGCAGCCCAATTCCCTTGTCCTGTCCCCTCACAGCTCCCTGCGCCCAGCTTTTCAGCCCCCCGGGAGTGCTTGCCACCCTTCCTGGGGGTCCCTAAGTCTGGCTTCTATTCCCTGGGCTCCCCATCCTTCCAGCCCAGCTCCCCAGCCCCGGTCTGGAGGACCCCTCAGGGCCCAACAGCACTGGATAGAGGAGAGAACCTGTACTATGAGATTGAGGCGGGTGAGGGGTCTCCCTACTCTGGTCCCCCCCGATCCTGGAGTCCCTTTCGCTCTGTGCCCCCCGATCGGCTCAATGCCTCCTATGGCATGCTTGGCCAGTCACCTCCACTCCATAGCTCCCCCGACTTCCTGCTCAGCTACCCCCCGCCCCCTTCCTGCTTTCCCCATGACCACATGGTCTACTTGGCCCCCCAGCAATCTGTGCGGCGACCCCCGCGGCCCGAGCCCCTCTATGTCAACCTGGCCCTTGGGCCCAGGGGCCCCTCACCTGCTTCTTCctgctcttcttcctctcctcctgccCACCCCCGAAGCCGTTCAGATCCAGGGCCCCCAGCCCCCCGCCTCCCTCAGAAGCAGCGGTCCCCCTGGGGTCCTCATACCCCTCACAGGGTACCTGGGCCCTGGGGCCCTTCTGAACCTCTCCTGCTCCGTAGGGCAGCCCCACCACCCTATGGCAGAGGGAGTGAGCACCACCGAGGCTCCTTGTACAGAAATGGGCCAGGAAGGGAGGGGGCTGGTCCCCCACCTCCCTACCCTACTCCCAATTGGTCCCTCCGCTCCGAGGGCCAGACCCGCAGCTACTGCTGA
- the PRODH2 gene encoding hydroxyproline dehydrogenase, which produces MLQAWRALCSRAGPSTGGWQQLSFDSGAFRLRGTGELTRALLVLRLCAWPPLVTHGLALQAWCQRLLGARLSRLLLRASFYGQFVAGETPAEVKSCVQQLQTLGLRPLLAVPTEEEPDSAVKTDEAWYEGNLRAMLKCVDLSRDLAETPAGEILMQLKVTALASTRLCKELTSWIKRPGASKELSSERLAEAMNSGKELQVSCLNSEQNRYLQATLGRLHQVAQRARDQRVRLLVDAEYTSLNPALTRLVDALALRWNHPGEAGPWVWNTYQAYLKDTPERLQQAAEAAEQAGLTFGVKLVRGAYLEQERAGARERGAEDPTQPNYEATCQSYSRCLELMLSHVARRGPLCHLMVASHNEESVHQATKRMWELGIPADGPVCFGQLLGMCDHVSLALGQAGYSVYKSIPYGSLEEVIPYLIRRAQENRGVLQGARREQELLSQELRRRLLGGA; this is translated from the exons ATGCTCCAGGCCTGGCGAGCATTGTGCTCCAGAGCTGGCCCCTCCACGGGGGGCTGGCAACAGCTGAGTTTCGACAGTGGTGCTTTCCGACTCAGGGGCACTGGGGAGCTGACTAGGGCACTGCTAGTGCTGAGGCTATGTGCCTGGCCCCCACTGGTCACTCATGGGCTGGCG CTTCAGGCCTGGTGCCAGCGACTCCTGGGTGCCCGACTCTCTCGCTTGCTTCTCAGAGCCTCCTTCTATGGCCAGTTTGTGGCTGGCGAGACCCCAGCAGAAGTGAAATCTTGTGTCCAGCAGCTTCAGACCCTAGGTCTCCGGCCCCTGCTGGCAGTGCCCACGGAGGAGGAGCCCGACTCGGCTGTTAAAACTGA CGAGGCCTGGTATGAGGGGAACCTCAGAGCGATGCTGAAGTGCGTGGACCTTTCACGGGACCTTGCGGAGACCCCAGCAGGAGAGATCCTCATGCAGCTGAAGGTGACAGCGCTGGCCAGCACGCGCCTCTGT AAGGAGCTAACATCATGGATCAAAAGGCCTGGGGCGTCCAAAGAGCTGAGCTCAGAGAGGCTGGCAGAAGCGATGAACTCGGGGAAG GAACTCCAGGTTTCCTGCCTCAATTCTGAACAAAACCGATACCTGCAGGCCACTCTGGGCCGACTGCACCAAGTGGCACAG cGGGCCCGAGACCAACGCGTTAGGCTGCTGGTGGACGCCGAGTACACTTCACTCAACCCCGCACTCACGAGGCTGGTGGACGCCCTGGCACTGCGCTGGAACCACCCTGGGGAGGCCGGGCCCTGGGTGTGGAACACCTACCAGGCCTATCTGAAG GACACGCCTGAGCGCCTGCAGCAGGCCGCAGAGGCGGCGGAGCAGGCAGGCCTGACTTTCGGGGTGAAGCTGGTGCGAGGCGCCTACCTGGAGCAGGAACGAGCTGGGGCCCGGGAACGAGGGGCCGAAGACCCCACTCAGCCCAACTACGAGGCCACCTGCCAGAG TTACAGCCGATGCCTGGAGCTGATGCTGAGCCATGTGGCCCGCCGTGGCCCCCTGTGTCATTTAATGGTGGCTTCCCACAATGAAGAGTCCGTGCACCAGGCGACGAAGCG CATGTGGGAGCTGGGGATTCCTGCAGATGGGCCAGTCTGTTTTGGACAACTTCTGGGAATGTGTGACCACGTCTCCCTGGCACTGG GACAAGCCGGCTACTCTGTGTATAAGTCCATACCCTATGGCTCCCTGGAGGAGGTGATCCCCTACCTTATCCGGAGGGCACAGGAGAATCGGGGTGTGCTGCAAGGTGCTCGCAGGGAACAAGAGCTGCTGAGCCAAGAACTTCGGAGGAGGCTGCTTGGGGGTGCCTAA